A part of Solibacillus sp. FSL H8-0538 genomic DNA contains:
- a CDS encoding DivIVA domain-containing protein — MPLSPLDIHNKEFTRGFRGYAEDEVNEFLDQIIKDYEIILREKKELDEKIKTMTEQMNHYNSLEDTLQRSIIVAQEAADEVRRNSQKEAKLIVKESEKNADRIINEALTKARKVTIEIDELKKQSKVFRNRFKMLVEAQLDLLNTDDWDHLLEYDVHLTEIQAHARSEEENDSSSESTTY; from the coding sequence ATGCCACTATCACCTCTTGATATACATAACAAAGAGTTTACGCGTGGATTCCGCGGCTATGCCGAAGATGAGGTAAATGAATTTTTAGACCAAATCATTAAAGATTATGAAATCATTTTGCGTGAAAAGAAAGAACTTGACGAAAAAATTAAGACGATGACCGAGCAAATGAATCATTATAATTCACTAGAGGATACATTACAGCGCTCCATTATTGTCGCACAAGAGGCAGCGGATGAAGTACGACGCAATTCTCAAAAAGAAGCGAAATTAATTGTAAAAGAATCAGAGAAGAACGCAGACCGTATTATTAATGAAGCGTTAACGAAGGCGCGTAAAGTAACAATAGAAATTGATGAGTTAAAAAAACAATCAAAAGTTTTCCGTAATCGCTTCAAGATGCTTGTAGAAGCACAGCTGGATTTATTAAATACAGATGATTGGGATCATTTACTGGAATATGATGTGCATTTGACTGAAATTCAAGCACATGCGCGGTCTGAAGAGGAAAACGATTCTTCAAGTGAGAGTACTACTTATTAG
- the ileS gene encoding isoleucine--tRNA ligase, producing the protein MVEYKETLLMPKTDFPMRGGLPTMEPKMQEKWNEMDINKLVNERTKDRPSFILHDGPPYANGDIHIGHALNKVIKDMINRQKSMTGFHVPYIPGWDTHGLPIEQALTNKGVKRKEMSVAEFRELCEKYAYEQIANQSSQFQRLGVRGDWENPYITLKPEFEARQIEVFGKMAEKGYIYKGLKPVYWSPSSESALAEAEIEYKDVKSASIYVSFAIKDAKGVVPADAKFIIWTTTPWTLPANLGISLNPEFIYAVTQVGEKKFIVAKELLETVAKALEWDSYEVIQEVKGQEMDRIVAAHPFYDRDSLVMVGDHVTAEAGTGCVHTAPGHGEDDYNIGKLYDLPILSPVDNRGCYTDEAPGFEGIFYDDANKMVTEKLKEVDALEKLNFFTHSYPHDWRTKKPVIYRATPQWFASIDAFRDELLQAVTATKFTPAWGETRLYNMIRDRGDWVISRQRAWGVPIPIFYAENGEPIISPETITHVSSLFREHGSNIWFQKPAKELLPAGFTHAGSPNGEFTKENDIMDVWFDSGSSHQGVLVERGLTYPADLYLEGSDQYRGWFNSSLITSVAINGYAPYKGLLSHGFVLDGDGRKMSKSLGNVIIPEKVMNQYGADILRLWVASVDYTADVRISMDMLKQVSEVYRKIRNTLRFLHGNVADFNPATDRVAYEDLREMDQYMYMRLQDVVKTVRTAYDRYEFAAVYHAVNNFVAIELSSFYLDIAKDVVYIEGHDNKDRRAMQTVMYDTLMALLKLMTPIIPHTTDEMWSYLGQEEASVQLTNFPEVEENENFADLRAKWVNVIAVRDEVLKALEEARNAKVIGKSLEAKLSVYADGEVVQLLNDSNINFAQLSIVSEFVIAGSKADAPEHALVLDKTAIVVEKADGEKCERCWSITETVGKNEAHPTLCTRCAEVVENYYV; encoded by the coding sequence ATGGTAGAGTATAAAGAAACGTTATTAATGCCTAAAACGGATTTCCCGATGCGCGGTGGTTTACCGACAATGGAACCGAAAATGCAAGAGAAATGGAACGAAATGGACATCAATAAATTAGTAAATGAGCGTACAAAAGATCGCCCATCATTTATTTTACATGATGGCCCTCCTTACGCGAATGGTGATATTCATATCGGGCACGCATTAAACAAAGTAATCAAGGATATGATCAACCGTCAAAAATCTATGACTGGTTTTCATGTACCGTATATTCCAGGCTGGGATACACATGGTTTACCAATCGAGCAAGCATTAACAAACAAAGGTGTTAAGCGTAAAGAAATGTCTGTTGCTGAGTTCCGTGAGCTTTGTGAAAAGTATGCGTACGAGCAAATTGCTAATCAAAGTTCTCAGTTCCAACGTCTAGGAGTTCGTGGTGACTGGGAAAACCCATACATCACATTAAAACCGGAATTTGAAGCACGTCAAATCGAAGTATTCGGTAAAATGGCGGAAAAAGGGTACATTTACAAAGGCTTAAAACCTGTTTATTGGTCTCCTTCTTCTGAATCGGCTTTAGCGGAAGCAGAAATAGAGTACAAAGATGTTAAGTCTGCATCAATTTATGTAAGTTTTGCGATTAAAGATGCTAAAGGTGTCGTACCAGCGGATGCAAAATTCATCATCTGGACAACAACGCCTTGGACTTTACCCGCGAACTTAGGGATCTCATTAAATCCTGAATTTATTTACGCGGTTACTCAAGTTGGCGAGAAAAAATTCATCGTGGCAAAAGAATTACTTGAAACAGTAGCGAAAGCGCTTGAGTGGGATAGCTATGAAGTTATCCAAGAAGTGAAAGGGCAAGAAATGGACCGCATCGTAGCAGCGCACCCATTCTATGACCGTGATTCACTTGTTATGGTTGGTGACCACGTAACGGCTGAAGCGGGTACCGGATGTGTTCATACAGCGCCTGGACACGGGGAAGATGACTATAACATTGGTAAACTTTATGATCTACCAATTCTGTCACCAGTTGATAATCGCGGCTGCTACACAGACGAAGCACCTGGCTTTGAAGGTATTTTCTATGATGACGCTAACAAAATGGTTACAGAAAAATTAAAAGAAGTAGATGCACTTGAAAAATTAAACTTCTTTACACACTCATACCCACATGACTGGCGTACGAAGAAGCCGGTCATTTATCGTGCAACACCACAGTGGTTCGCGTCAATTGATGCATTCCGTGATGAGTTATTACAAGCAGTAACAGCGACAAAGTTCACGCCGGCATGGGGTGAAACGCGCCTTTATAATATGATTCGCGACCGAGGGGACTGGGTAATTTCTCGTCAACGTGCTTGGGGTGTTCCGATTCCGATTTTCTACGCAGAAAACGGCGAGCCAATTATTTCACCTGAAACAATCACGCATGTATCTAGTCTATTCCGTGAACATGGTTCAAACATCTGGTTCCAAAAGCCGGCAAAAGAATTACTTCCAGCAGGCTTCACACATGCAGGAAGCCCGAACGGTGAATTCACGAAAGAAAACGACATTATGGACGTTTGGTTCGACTCAGGTTCATCTCACCAAGGAGTGCTTGTAGAACGTGGCTTAACATACCCAGCTGACCTTTATTTAGAAGGCTCGGACCAATATCGTGGCTGGTTTAACTCATCATTAATTACATCTGTAGCAATTAACGGTTACGCACCTTATAAAGGTCTTCTTTCTCACGGCTTTGTACTTGATGGAGACGGACGTAAAATGAGTAAATCTTTAGGGAACGTTATCATTCCTGAGAAAGTAATGAACCAATACGGTGCAGACATCCTACGTCTATGGGTAGCATCTGTAGACTATACAGCAGACGTTCGTATCTCTATGGATATGTTAAAACAAGTATCAGAAGTATACCGTAAAATCCGTAACACATTACGCTTCTTACACGGTAACGTTGCAGACTTCAATCCTGCGACAGACCGTGTGGCATACGAAGATTTACGGGAAATGGATCAATACATGTACATGCGCCTACAAGACGTAGTGAAAACAGTGCGTACCGCATATGATCGTTACGAATTTGCAGCTGTATACCATGCAGTAAATAACTTCGTCGCAATCGAATTATCGTCGTTCTACTTAGACATTGCGAAAGACGTTGTATACATTGAAGGTCATGACAATAAAGACCGTCGTGCAATGCAAACAGTCATGTATGATACGTTAATGGCGTTACTAAAACTTATGACACCAATCATCCCTCATACTACGGATGAAATGTGGTCATACTTAGGTCAAGAAGAAGCATCTGTTCAATTAACAAACTTCCCAGAAGTTGAAGAGAATGAAAATTTCGCTGACCTACGTGCGAAATGGGTAAATGTCATTGCTGTACGTGACGAAGTGTTAAAAGCGCTAGAAGAAGCACGTAACGCAAAAGTAATCGGTAAATCACTTGAAGCGAAACTTTCTGTATATGCGGATGGAGAAGTCGTGCAATTACTTAATGATTCCAATATTAATTTTGCTCAGCTTTCAATCGTTTCTGAGTTTGTCATTGCAGGTAGCAAAGCTGACGCACCTGAACACGCATTAGTATTAGATAAAACTGCCATCGTTGTTGAAAAAGCTGACGGGGAAAAATGTGAGCGTTGCTGGTCAATTACTGAAACAGTAGGTAAAAACGAAGCGCATCCAACATTATGTACTCGTTGTGCAGAAGTTGTTGAAAATTATTACGTATAA
- a CDS encoding YlmH family RNA-binding protein, which translates to MEHLIQHFRKDEQQFIEQAIGWQREVEDRYAPKLTDFLDPRQRFIVGAVLGQSIDLIMQTAGVFEPAERARVLIAPSYFVATEDDFQMTIFTISFPSKFLQLKHPDVLGALLSLGIDRSKFGDIRICENTVQFAVATEVGDYVRANLTSIGKVKVHVEEIGEAVPLIQTNEEWIESSYTVASMRLDVVLATVLNISRQKAQSLIAASKVKVNWTVRETTSFELQEGDILSARGYGRLKVIMTEGRTKKDKIRLQVGRLEQKA; encoded by the coding sequence ATGGAGCATTTAATTCAACATTTTAGAAAAGATGAGCAGCAATTTATTGAGCAGGCAATTGGTTGGCAACGTGAAGTAGAAGATCGCTATGCACCAAAGCTCACTGATTTTTTAGATCCTCGTCAGCGTTTTATCGTAGGGGCTGTCCTCGGTCAATCCATTGATTTAATTATGCAGACTGCAGGTGTTTTTGAACCAGCGGAAAGGGCTCGTGTCCTTATTGCCCCATCATATTTCGTTGCAACAGAAGACGATTTTCAAATGACCATTTTTACTATTAGTTTTCCGTCTAAATTCTTACAGCTAAAGCATCCAGATGTGCTCGGTGCGCTACTTTCGCTCGGGATAGACCGTAGTAAATTCGGAGATATACGAATTTGTGAAAATACGGTGCAGTTTGCTGTAGCAACTGAAGTAGGGGATTATGTCCGGGCCAATTTAACGAGCATAGGAAAAGTAAAGGTGCATGTCGAAGAAATTGGTGAGGCGGTCCCGTTAATCCAAACTAATGAAGAGTGGATTGAGAGCTCGTATACAGTTGCTTCGATGCGTCTTGATGTGGTGCTGGCAACCGTGCTTAATATTTCACGTCAAAAAGCCCAAAGTTTAATCGCTGCTAGTAAGGTGAAGGTGAACTGGACTGTGCGCGAAACAACATCATTTGAGCTACAAGAAGGAGATATATTATCTGCGCGCGGCTATGGTCGACTAAAGGTCATTATGACTGAAGGAAGAACAAAGAAAGATAAAATTCGTCTCCAAGTAGGTCGATTAGAGCAAAAAGCGTAA
- a CDS encoding cell division protein SepF produces MSIKNIFDKFFYLEEVDEEQGAPAVAAHVAPTSAPRQEQPKQSIVNNRVKKDRKMQPRNEVVVPNNVVSLQAASSLKNSKVILIEPRVYAEAQDIAEHLKNKRATIVNLQRIDRDQGVRIIDFLSGTVYALGGDIQRIGTDIFLCTPDNVEVSGEISDYLYEEL; encoded by the coding sequence ATGAGTATTAAAAATATATTTGACAAATTCTTTTACTTAGAAGAAGTGGATGAAGAACAAGGAGCTCCGGCCGTAGCGGCTCATGTAGCACCAACATCAGCCCCACGACAAGAGCAGCCAAAGCAATCAATTGTAAATAATCGTGTAAAAAAAGATCGCAAAATGCAGCCGCGAAACGAAGTTGTAGTACCTAATAACGTCGTAAGTTTGCAGGCAGCATCGTCATTAAAAAATTCTAAAGTTATTTTAATTGAACCTCGTGTTTATGCAGAGGCGCAGGATATTGCTGAGCATTTAAAAAACAAACGTGCAACAATTGTCAATTTACAACGCATTGACCGTGATCAAGGTGTTCGCATTATTGATTTTTTAAGTGGTACAGTGTATGCGCTGGGCGGCGATATTCAGCGTATAGGTACGGATATCTTCCTATGCACGCCTGATAATGTAGAAGTGTCAGGTGAAATTTCAGATTATTTATACGAGGAACTTTAA
- a CDS encoding YggS family pyridoxal phosphate-dependent enzyme: protein MSDIVNNLFNIQTKIEEAKERANVSQDVQIIAVTKQVDVKRTVEAIEAGLQNLGENRPEGLALKLEAIELDACWHYIGSLQTRKVKQVINEIDYLHSLDRLSLADEIEKRATKVVKCFVQANVSGEESKHGLTKEQVLTFINELATYTKIEVVGLMTMAPNTDDEQVVRQVFRELKLLQQEVEQLQLPYAPCSHLSMGMSNDYEIAVEEGATFVRIGTALVG, encoded by the coding sequence GTGTCGGATATCGTTAATAATTTATTTAACATACAAACAAAAATTGAAGAAGCGAAAGAGCGAGCAAATGTTTCACAAGATGTACAAATTATCGCTGTCACAAAACAGGTAGATGTAAAGCGCACAGTTGAGGCAATTGAAGCGGGTCTTCAAAATCTTGGTGAAAACCGTCCAGAAGGTCTAGCTTTAAAGCTTGAGGCAATTGAGCTAGATGCGTGTTGGCATTATATTGGTTCATTACAAACACGTAAAGTGAAGCAAGTTATTAATGAAATTGATTATTTGCATTCATTGGATCGCTTAAGCTTAGCAGATGAAATTGAAAAACGTGCAACAAAAGTAGTAAAGTGCTTTGTGCAGGCCAATGTTTCAGGGGAAGAATCAAAACATGGATTAACGAAAGAACAAGTATTAACGTTTATAAACGAACTCGCAACCTATACAAAAATAGAGGTAGTCGGCTTAATGACGATGGCGCCAAATACAGATGATGAACAAGTTGTTCGGCAAGTATTTCGTGAGCTGAAATTATTACAGCAGGAAGTTGAACAATTACAATTGCCGTATGCACCATGTAGTCATTTATCAATGGGTATGTCAAATGACTATGAAATTGCCGTAGAAGAAGGTGCAACGTTTGTCAGAATTGGCACAGCTCTTGTTGGCTAA
- a CDS encoding RluA family pseudouridine synthase, whose amino-acid sequence MTVVTHTIQAENVGERIDKALSSIQTEWSRSQISNWLTEGNIKVNGNTDVKPKYKVREGDIIEVDVPEVQELEIIAEDLNLEIVYEDADVLVVNKPKGMVVHPAPGHASGTLVNGLMHHCKDLSGINGVMRPGIVHRIDKDTSGLLMVAKNDIAHVSLVDQLVKKTVTRKYTALVHGHIAHDKGTIDAPIGRDVKDRQKQAVVDNGKNAITHFQVMERMGNFTLVECRLETGRTHQIRVHMNYIGYPLAGDPKYGPKKTLDFDGQVLHAGVLGFEHPVTGDYLEFSSPLPADFEQLLSELRN is encoded by the coding sequence ATGACAGTAGTAACACATACAATCCAAGCAGAAAACGTTGGAGAACGTATTGATAAAGCATTGTCGTCTATTCAAACAGAATGGTCGAGATCACAAATTAGTAACTGGCTTACTGAAGGCAATATCAAAGTCAATGGGAATACAGATGTAAAGCCAAAGTACAAAGTAAGAGAAGGTGACATCATTGAAGTTGATGTGCCAGAAGTTCAAGAATTAGAAATTATAGCGGAAGATTTGAATTTAGAAATCGTCTATGAAGATGCAGATGTTTTAGTTGTTAATAAACCAAAAGGAATGGTTGTACATCCCGCGCCAGGTCATGCATCAGGCACATTAGTAAATGGATTAATGCACCATTGTAAAGACTTATCAGGTATTAACGGCGTGATGCGTCCTGGTATAGTGCATCGTATCGATAAAGATACTTCAGGCCTATTAATGGTCGCTAAAAATGACATTGCGCACGTATCATTAGTGGATCAATTAGTAAAAAAGACCGTAACACGTAAATATACAGCACTTGTACATGGTCATATCGCACATGATAAAGGGACAATTGATGCTCCAATCGGTCGTGATGTGAAGGACCGTCAAAAGCAAGCAGTTGTTGATAACGGCAAGAACGCAATAACGCATTTCCAAGTAATGGAGCGCATGGGGAATTTTACGTTGGTAGAATGCCGTCTTGAAACGGGTCGTACACACCAAATTCGAGTCCACATGAATTATATTGGTTACCCATTAGCTGGCGATCCAAAATACGGGCCGAAGAAAACCCTCGATTTCGATGGACAAGTACTGCATGCAGGTGTATTAGGCTTTGAGCATCCAGTTACAGGTGATTATTTAGAGTTTTCATCACCACTACCTGCAGATTTCGAACAATTGTTGTCTGAACTTCGTAATTAG
- a CDS encoding PRC-barrel domain-containing protein encodes MRFSTVQEKEIIEATSGKFIGYIIDAEVCEEKGEIIAFIISQPKKFYHLFQGEENTIRIAISHILTVGKDVILVKGINE; translated from the coding sequence ATGCGTTTTTCAACCGTGCAGGAAAAGGAAATCATTGAGGCGACGAGCGGCAAGTTTATTGGGTATATAATAGATGCGGAAGTTTGTGAGGAAAAAGGAGAGATTATAGCCTTTATAATTTCTCAGCCTAAAAAATTTTACCACTTGTTTCAAGGTGAAGAGAATACTATAAGAATAGCGATTAGTCATATTCTCACAGTTGGGAAAGACGTAATCCTGGTAAAAGGTATTAATGAATAG
- the sigG gene encoding RNA polymerase sporulation sigma factor SigG — MVRTKVELCGVDTSSLPILKHEDMKQLFIRMQAGESAVREELVICNLRLVLSIVGRFSYRGEQADDLFQVGCIGLLKAIDHFDLKHNVRFSTYAVPMIIGEIRRHLRDHHALRVSRSLRDIAYKAMQAKEQFILEHLHEPTIEQVAAAIEMKKEDVLYALDAIQDPMSLQEPIYSDGGDAIYMIDQLKGDVSEDQWVAYVSVKESLQKLDFRQQLIVAKRFYYGETQTEIAQTLGISQAQISRLEKSAIETMQKDYKFL; from the coding sequence ATGGTGCGTACAAAAGTAGAGCTATGTGGTGTAGATACATCGTCATTACCTATATTAAAGCACGAGGATATGAAGCAACTTTTTATTAGAATGCAAGCTGGAGAAAGTGCTGTACGTGAGGAACTGGTCATTTGTAATTTACGACTCGTCCTTAGTATCGTTGGACGTTTCTCGTATCGTGGGGAACAGGCTGATGACTTATTCCAGGTCGGCTGTATCGGCTTGTTAAAAGCAATAGATCACTTTGATTTAAAGCACAATGTACGGTTTTCTACGTATGCCGTGCCAATGATAATTGGAGAAATTCGCCGTCACTTACGCGATCATCATGCACTGCGCGTCTCTCGCTCACTACGGGATATAGCGTATAAAGCGATGCAGGCAAAGGAACAGTTTATTTTAGAACATTTACATGAACCAACAATCGAGCAAGTGGCGGCTGCAATTGAGATGAAAAAGGAAGATGTGTTGTATGCGCTAGATGCGATTCAAGATCCAATGTCGTTGCAAGAGCCGATTTATTCGGATGGGGGCGATGCAATTTATATGATTGATCAATTGAAGGGAGATGTGAGCGAGGATCAATGGGTTGCTTATGTATCGGTGAAGGAAAGTCTACAAAAATTAGATTTCCGGCAACAATTAATCGTCGCAAAGCGTTTTTATTATGGTGAAACGCAAACAGAAATCGCACAGACACTTGGGATTTCACAGGCACAAATTTCACGTCTTGAAAAAAGTGCAATTGAAACAATGCAAAAGGATTATAAGTTTTTGTAG
- a CDS encoding YggT family protein → MIFSLVSTAFLVYRFMLIGYILMSWVPALQNSAVGSFLEKVCEPYLGFFRKFIPPIGMIDISPIVGLFVLVFIEQGVYNVIGYLL, encoded by the coding sequence ATGATTTTTTCATTAGTATCCACAGCATTTCTCGTTTACAGATTTATGCTTATTGGTTATATTTTAATGTCTTGGGTTCCAGCGTTGCAAAATTCTGCAGTTGGTAGTTTTTTAGAAAAAGTGTGTGAGCCGTATTTAGGGTTCTTCCGAAAATTTATTCCGCCAATTGGTATGATAGATATTTCACCAATTGTTGGATTATTTGTTTTAGTATTTATTGAGCAAGGTGTTTATAATGTAATAGGTTATTTACTATAA
- the lspA gene encoding signal peptidase II, translating to MYKYYGLALFAILLDQWTKWVIVKNMELGERIAVWDPWLGILSHRNRGAAWGMLEGQMWLFTIVTVGVIVGIIYFYHTEAQGKPMFQVSLMLLLGGAIGNFIDRLFRGEVVDFIDVLIPGINYHFPIFNIADAALTIAVTMLLITIILEDQAEKKKVKK from the coding sequence GTGTATAAATATTATGGATTAGCTTTGTTTGCTATACTATTAGACCAATGGACGAAATGGGTAATAGTTAAAAATATGGAATTAGGAGAACGAATTGCGGTTTGGGATCCATGGTTAGGTATTTTATCGCATCGAAATCGCGGTGCTGCATGGGGCATGCTAGAAGGTCAAATGTGGCTATTTACCATTGTTACAGTGGGTGTCATCGTTGGGATTATTTACTTCTACCATACAGAAGCGCAAGGAAAGCCTATGTTCCAAGTGAGCTTAATGTTACTACTAGGCGGGGCAATTGGTAACTTTATCGATCGACTTTTCCGAGGTGAAGTAGTCGATTTTATAGACGTACTTATTCCGGGTATTAATTATCATTTCCCGATTTTTAATATTGCCGATGCAGCGTTAACAATAGCGGTGACTATGCTTTTAATTACGATTATTTTAGAAGATCAAGCAGAAAAGAAAAAGGTGAAAAAATGA
- the pyrR gene encoding bifunctional pyr operon transcriptional regulator/uracil phosphoribosyltransferase PyrR, giving the protein MPQITELLDGPSMNRALTRIAHEIIERNKGIDECILVGIKTRGDFLARRLAEKIEKIEGKPIRTGELDITLYRDDLSTKQVNDEAQVQQVDIEYKVDTQKIILVDDVLYTGRTVRAALDAVMDLGRPSQIQLAVLVDRGHRELPIRADYVGKNIPTSGTERIVVNLSEVDGQDLVTIHKED; this is encoded by the coding sequence ATGCCTCAAATTACAGAATTACTAGACGGACCTTCAATGAACCGTGCTCTGACACGTATTGCACATGAGATTATCGAACGCAATAAGGGCATAGATGAATGTATTTTAGTTGGTATTAAAACACGTGGAGACTTTTTAGCAAGACGCTTAGCCGAGAAGATTGAAAAAATTGAAGGTAAGCCAATTCGAACAGGTGAACTGGATATTACGCTTTACCGAGATGACTTATCAACAAAGCAAGTAAATGATGAAGCGCAGGTACAGCAAGTAGATATTGAATACAAAGTAGATACGCAAAAAATTATTTTGGTGGATGATGTATTATATACAGGACGAACAGTACGTGCAGCGCTTGACGCAGTTATGGACTTAGGAAGACCTTCTCAAATTCAGCTTGCTGTATTAGTAGACCGAGGACACCGAGAACTACCGATTCGCGCTGATTATGTAGGGAAAAATATACCTACATCGGGGACAGAACGAATCGTCGTGAATTTATCAGAAGTAGACGGGCAAGACTTAGTAACAATTCATAAAGAAGACTAA
- a CDS encoding solute carrier family 23 protein, producing the protein MSKAVLDINDKPSSGQLITLSFQHMFAMFGSTILVPQLVGLSPAIALLTSGIATIMFLLITQFKVPAYLGSSFAFIAPILIATGGVDQATGANINPGNAMIGAMAVGIVYGIVSLLIWKTGYKWLMRLLPPIVVAPVIIVIGLGLSGTAVGMAMNVNGEYSFLHFSAALVTLFSAIIFTVYFKNILSAMPILMGLIIGYIYSCIIGIVDFSAVKEASFFAMPEFLIPGVDYEINITLKILLAMVPIVIVTISEHIGHQLVLGKVVNRNYIKDPGLHRSIFADGLGTFVSALLGGPPKTTYGENIGVLAITRVYSVYVILGAAVIAIIVSFFGQAMALISTIPTAVLGGISILLFGIIASSGLRMLVENNVDFGNNRNMVIASVILVVGIGGAALRFSESFAIEGMALAAIIGVILNLVLPGRDTKEVDYDN; encoded by the coding sequence ATGTCAAAAGCAGTTTTAGATATTAACGACAAGCCAAGTAGTGGGCAGTTGATAACGTTAAGTTTCCAGCATATGTTTGCCATGTTTGGATCAACAATTTTAGTACCACAATTAGTAGGGTTGAGCCCAGCGATAGCCCTTTTAACGAGTGGGATTGCGACAATTATGTTTTTACTCATTACACAATTCAAAGTACCAGCTTACTTAGGCTCATCATTCGCCTTCATCGCGCCGATTTTAATTGCAACAGGCGGTGTGGATCAGGCTACTGGTGCAAATATAAATCCAGGAAATGCGATGATCGGAGCAATGGCAGTTGGTATTGTATACGGGATCGTATCACTCCTTATTTGGAAAACAGGCTATAAATGGCTAATGCGTCTCCTACCACCGATTGTAGTAGCACCAGTCATCATCGTAATCGGATTAGGGTTATCAGGAACAGCTGTAGGAATGGCGATGAACGTAAATGGTGAATATAGCTTTTTACACTTCTCAGCAGCATTAGTCACATTGTTCTCAGCAATTATCTTCACGGTGTACTTTAAAAATATTTTAAGTGCGATGCCAATTTTAATGGGCTTAATTATCGGCTACATTTATTCTTGCATCATCGGAATCGTGGATTTCTCAGCAGTAAAAGAAGCGTCATTTTTCGCAATGCCAGAGTTCTTAATTCCTGGTGTAGACTATGAAATCAACATCACATTAAAAATTTTACTGGCAATGGTGCCGATCGTTATCGTAACGATTTCAGAGCATATTGGCCACCAGTTAGTTCTAGGGAAAGTTGTTAACCGTAACTACATTAAAGATCCAGGTCTACATCGTTCAATCTTTGCAGATGGGCTTGGAACATTTGTCAGTGCATTATTAGGTGGACCTCCAAAAACAACATACGGTGAAAATATTGGTGTACTGGCCATTACGCGTGTGTATTCCGTATATGTAATTTTAGGGGCAGCAGTCATTGCGATTATTGTATCATTCTTCGGTCAAGCGATGGCATTAATCTCAACAATCCCAACGGCCGTGCTTGGCGGGATTTCAATCCTGTTATTCGGGATTATCGCTTCAAGTGGTTTACGTATGTTAGTTGAAAATAATGTAGACTTCGGTAACAACCGTAATATGGTAATTGCATCAGTAATTCTAGTAGTAGGCATCGGCGGAGCAGCCTTAAGATTTTCAGAGTCATTTGCCATCGAGGGCATGGCGTTAGCCGCGATTATCGGTGTTATTTTAAACTTAGTTTTACCTGGTCGCGATACAAAAGAAGTAGACTATGACAACTAA